The DNA region ACAGGGTGAACGCCCGGGCCACCGCCACGCCGATCTCTTCGACCGACGCCACCCGGTGACTGACCGCCGCCACCCCGCGCAGCGCCTCCGTCTGGCTGCGCATCTCGTGCAGCAGACCGGTCGACTGGCGCGGGTGGCGCAGCGGCATGCCCGGCGACACCACGAGCAGTGGCACGCTGTCGGAGTACGCCTGGCCGACCGCCGCCGCGATGTTCAGGAGCGCGGGTCCGGTCGTGGTGATCGCGACCCCGGGCCGCCCGGACACCCGGGCGTACGCGTCGGCCGCGTACCCCGCGCCCTGCTCGTGGCGTGGCGTCACATGCCGGATGCCGTAGGGCCGCAGATGCCGGTAGATCTCCAGGTTGTGCGTGCCCGGGATGCCGAAGGCGTCCGTCACGCCGTGCGCGGCGAGCGCCCGGACGACCGCCTCGCCGCCGGTGAGCACGGAGGCGGCGCCGGGAGCGGGGCCGGGTGCGGGGCCGGGCTGCCCGGGGAGGCGGGCCTGCTCGAGGGCGAGGTCGGGCACGGTTCCTCCGGGCGGGGTGGGGCATGTTTACTGACTGAATCATCAGTCAGTATCGGGAGCTGCGGGCGGCGCTGTCAACGCATCGTGCGGCGCGTGCACCGAGCCGCGCGGGGCGGGGCGCGAACGACGGCGCCACCGATCCCGTAGGGTCGGAAAATGGCCAAGTACTTCGATGTGCACCCGCAGTCCCCGCAGCCGCGCACCATCGGCACCGTGGTCGAGAGCCTCCGGGCCGGAGCCCTCATCGCCTACCCCACGGACTCCTGCTTCGCGCTGGGCTGCCAGATCGACAACCACGAGGGCGTCGAGCGGATCAAGAGCATCCGCAAGCTCGACGACCGGCACCACTTCACCCTGGTCTGCGAGAATTTCGCCCAGCTCGGGCAGTTCGTCCAGGTCGACAACAACGTCTTCCGCGCGGTCAAGTCGGCGACCCCCGGCAACTACACCTTCATCCTCCCGGCCACCCGCGAGGTCCCGCGCCGCCTGCTGCACCCCAAGAAGAAGACCGTCGGCGTCCGCATCCCGGACCACCCGGTGGCCCGCGCGCTGCTGGCCGAGCTCGGCGAGCCGCTCCTGTCGAGCACCCTGCTGCTGCCCGACGAGGACGAGCCGATGACCCAGGGCTGGGAGATCAAGGACCGGCTCGACCACCTGGTCGACGCCGTCGTGGACTCGGGCGACTGCGGCACGGAGCCGACGACGGTCGTCGACTTCTCCGGCGGCGAGGCCGAGATCGTGCGGTACGGGGCGGGCGACCCCTCCCGCTTCGAGTGACCCGACCCGGCCGGCGGCGCCCCCCGCGCCGCCCCGGTTTGCCTGGTCCCCTGTCCCTTGTCCCCGGTCCCCGTACACCCGACCTGCTGCGTTGTCAGTGGGT from Streptomyces fradiae includes:
- a CDS encoding L-threonylcarbamoyladenylate synthase, with the protein product MAKYFDVHPQSPQPRTIGTVVESLRAGALIAYPTDSCFALGCQIDNHEGVERIKSIRKLDDRHHFTLVCENFAQLGQFVQVDNNVFRAVKSATPGNYTFILPATREVPRRLLHPKKKTVGVRIPDHPVARALLAELGEPLLSSTLLLPDEDEPMTQGWEIKDRLDHLVDAVVDSGDCGTEPTTVVDFSGGEAEIVRYGAGDPSRFE